One part of the Arachidicoccus terrestris genome encodes these proteins:
- a CDS encoding DUF4143 domain-containing protein, which yields MSKVSDTNRDPIKVRSLLRSLARNTATLVEVSTLERDIRQIENGSISRPTIYDYLGALYQLMILENQPAWNTYIRSSALLRNSPKRHFTDVCLAVSALGLDKEALLKDLNFLGFLFESLVTHDFRVYGQVDDAKVYHYRGSSGLEVDAIVQKHNGDGYAFEIKLGVGQIEDAAASLNKFVSVLDGKKYSLQNHLT from the coding sequence ATGAGCAAGGTTTCTGATACCAACCGCGATCCAATAAAAGTAAGGAGTTTACTTCGCTCTCTTGCCAGAAATACAGCGACTCTTGTGGAAGTCTCCACATTGGAAAGAGATATACGCCAGATCGAGAATGGCAGTATATCGCGGCCGACTATTTACGATTATCTTGGTGCATTATATCAATTGATGATTCTGGAGAATCAGCCCGCATGGAATACCTATATACGCTCCTCTGCCCTCTTAAGAAATTCACCTAAAAGGCATTTTACAGATGTCTGTCTTGCCGTATCTGCGTTAGGCTTAGACAAAGAGGCTTTGTTGAAGGATTTGAACTTTCTAGGGTTTCTGTTTGAGTCGTTAGTTACACATGATTTCCGGGTGTATGGACAGGTAGATGATGCTAAAGTCTATCATTATCGGGGTTCGAGCGGACTAGAGGTAGATGCCATTGTACAAAAACATAATGGAGATGGGTATGCATTTGAAATAAAGTTGGGAGTCGGCCAGATTGAAGACGCTGCTGCGAGCCTTAATAAATTTGTTTCAGTTCTGGATGGAAAAAAATACAGCCTCCAAAATCACTTAACAT